Proteins found in one Legionella pneumophila subsp. pascullei genomic segment:
- a CDS encoding CidA/LrgA family protein, whose translation MAKKIQQNSFFQIVLVGLFWLASELLLKLVKLPLSGGILGLGIVLLLLATNRLKLNRIRRGAELLLANMLLFFIPGVLAILEHQEFIGLLGLKILFIILLSTITVMLVTALVVDYCYRWRTHHAKQHSL comes from the coding sequence ATGGCAAAAAAAATTCAGCAAAATTCATTTTTTCAAATAGTATTGGTTGGCTTATTTTGGTTAGCTAGCGAGCTATTGCTCAAGCTAGTCAAACTTCCCTTGTCCGGAGGAATTCTTGGCTTGGGAATTGTTTTACTGCTTTTGGCGACAAATCGTTTAAAATTAAATCGTATACGACGAGGTGCTGAGTTACTCCTGGCCAATATGTTACTTTTTTTTATTCCAGGCGTACTTGCAATACTAGAGCATCAGGAATTTATCGGCCTTTTAGGTCTTAAAATTCTCTTCATTATTCTGCTCAGTACCATCACGGTGATGCTAGTCACTGCTCTTGTTGTTGATTATTGCTACCGTTGGAGAACGCATCATGCCAAGCAGCATTCTCTCTGA
- the yacG gene encoding DNA gyrase inhibitor YacG, whose amino-acid sequence MNNQQKIKCPICGKQNTWRPDNQFRPFCCERCKLIDLGEWASESRKIPGSPIDPESIVINNDKQDNLDE is encoded by the coding sequence ATGAACAACCAGCAAAAAATCAAATGCCCCATTTGTGGCAAACAAAATACCTGGCGTCCTGATAACCAGTTTAGGCCTTTTTGCTGTGAACGATGCAAGCTAATCGATTTAGGTGAATGGGCAAGCGAGAGTCGGAAAATTCCTGGGAGTCCTATTGATCCTGAGTCTATAGTGATAAACAATGATAAGCAGGATAATTTGGATGAGTAG
- a CDS encoding LysR family transcriptional regulator, with product MEFKLLQTFIEVVREGSFSKAAKNLFATQSTVSKAIKQLEEELGFTLIERFKKRNIPTAAGEIVYQRGTKLLADRDDLLKELDEIRGLKQGRLRLGISPVGSSTLFAPLFVLYRQRYPGIEVELVEHGSDKLAECLRAGDIDFAGALLPISEEFDYQLVRSEPLVALLASKHPLATQHSISLPELKEIPFILFGSGFALHRIVLDACRQAGFEPKVVAQSSQIDFMLELVAAGLGVAFLPQMIATQKPETQIRSLLLKGSEFQWNMAMTWRRDSYLSEAAKAWLSLVREVHVDE from the coding sequence ATGGAATTTAAACTGCTTCAGACTTTCATAGAGGTTGTGCGCGAGGGTAGTTTTTCCAAAGCGGCTAAAAATCTTTTTGCTACCCAGTCTACCGTGAGTAAAGCCATAAAACAGCTTGAAGAAGAGTTAGGGTTCACGCTCATTGAACGATTTAAAAAGCGTAACATCCCAACTGCAGCAGGTGAAATTGTTTATCAGCGAGGGACCAAACTGCTTGCTGATCGTGATGATCTGCTTAAAGAATTGGATGAAATCCGAGGTTTGAAACAAGGACGATTACGTTTGGGTATTTCTCCAGTGGGGAGCAGTACCTTATTTGCGCCTCTTTTTGTTCTCTATAGACAACGTTATCCAGGCATTGAAGTAGAACTTGTGGAACATGGGAGCGACAAACTGGCAGAGTGTTTACGAGCGGGAGATATCGATTTCGCCGGAGCCTTGTTACCAATCTCTGAAGAATTTGATTACCAATTAGTACGCTCTGAACCGTTGGTTGCACTTCTGGCATCCAAACATCCATTAGCCACTCAACATTCCATTTCTTTACCGGAACTGAAAGAAATACCATTTATCCTTTTTGGCAGTGGTTTCGCTTTACATCGAATCGTATTGGATGCATGCCGCCAGGCCGGTTTTGAGCCAAAGGTGGTCGCTCAAAGCAGTCAGATTGATTTTATGCTGGAACTTGTTGCAGCAGGTCTTGGAGTTGCTTTTTTGCCACAGATGATTGCCACTCAAAAACCTGAGACACAAATTCGCTCTCTTTTACTTAAGGGAAGTGAGTTTCAGTGGAATATGGCCATGACTTGGCGTAGAGACTCCTATCTCTCGGAGGCGGCAAAGGCGTGGTTATCTCTGGTGCGTGAAGTGCACGTTGATGAATAG
- a CDS encoding 5-(carboxyamino)imidazole ribonucleotide synthase gives MKLGILGGGQLARMLALAAYPLGINTVCLDPSPDACAGQLTRMIVSDFNDELALKQFLSEVDCVTIETENIPFSCAELAAQIRPFYPSTQALKITQDRLYEKNFFRTLNIPVPEFLPVESEDELMQAISVIGMPAVLKTRRFGYDGKGQYVLRTQADISKSWGLLGSQALILEQLISFESEFSLIAVRNTSGETSFYPLIKNHHRKGILHFSEAPVHQDTLQQEAQTHAFKILEALNYVGVLTIEFFYQGNQLIANEIAPRVHNSGHWTIEGAHTSQFENHLRALFDLPLGSTEAPGCCFLLNCIGNLLPLEPCLSIPGVHYHAYGKAPRPDRKVGHVTLVDTQMERYAKSKDLLLAIASAAKDGKTGDGSP, from the coding sequence ATGAAACTTGGTATTCTAGGTGGTGGCCAACTTGCAAGAATGTTGGCATTAGCAGCCTATCCCTTAGGGATTAACACTGTCTGCCTGGATCCCAGCCCTGACGCCTGTGCTGGCCAACTCACCAGGATGATAGTCTCTGATTTTAATGATGAATTGGCTTTAAAACAATTTTTGTCAGAAGTGGATTGCGTCACAATAGAAACCGAAAATATACCATTTTCTTGCGCCGAATTGGCTGCCCAAATAAGGCCTTTCTATCCATCAACCCAAGCTTTGAAAATTACGCAAGACAGATTGTATGAAAAAAATTTTTTCAGAACTCTGAATATTCCTGTACCAGAATTTTTACCGGTTGAATCAGAAGATGAATTGATGCAGGCTATTTCAGTCATAGGAATGCCTGCTGTGCTAAAAACAAGAAGGTTTGGCTATGATGGCAAGGGCCAATATGTTTTGCGAACCCAAGCTGATATTTCAAAAAGTTGGGGCCTGTTAGGCAGCCAAGCTCTCATTCTTGAACAATTAATCTCCTTTGAAAGCGAATTTTCGTTAATTGCTGTTCGCAATACGAGTGGTGAAACAAGTTTCTATCCATTGATTAAAAATCATCACAGAAAGGGCATTTTACATTTCTCGGAAGCCCCTGTTCATCAGGACACCTTACAACAAGAAGCGCAAACTCATGCATTCAAAATTTTAGAAGCCCTGAATTATGTTGGTGTACTTACCATTGAGTTTTTTTATCAAGGCAACCAATTGATTGCGAATGAGATAGCACCACGCGTTCATAATTCTGGCCACTGGACTATCGAGGGAGCACATACCAGCCAATTTGAAAATCATCTGCGTGCTCTTTTTGATTTACCCTTGGGAAGTACTGAAGCACCTGGTTGTTGTTTTTTACTAAATTGCATTGGCAATCTGCTGCCTCTGGAACCCTGTTTATCCATTCCTGGAGTTCATTATCACGCTTATGGAAAAGCCCCCCGACCAGATCGCAAGGTCGGTCATGTTACCCTTGTTGATACGCAGATGGAACGTTATGCAAAAAGTAAAGACCTGCTCCTTGCAATTGCATCAGCAGCAAAGGATGGGAAAACAGGCGATGGCAGTCCGTGA
- a CDS encoding LrgB family protein, translated as MPSSILSESMTQTLFWSLITIGMYFITKKLYRRWPFWWLMPLALTPILVASIVLLLHVNYQDYFRGTKWLVLLIGPATVAFAIPIYDKRALIRQHWPVLLIGVIVGSFTAIVSSWGLAILLGLDDNLRLSLLPRSISTPFAIEISRGIGAAPDLTAIFVIVTGILGAILGEFILSRLPFNSALARGALLGVGAHAAGTAQAHKIGNTEGAIASLAMILVGLFNILLLPLISHLLK; from the coding sequence ATGCCAAGCAGCATTCTCTCTGAATCCATGACACAGACACTTTTCTGGTCACTCATCACAATAGGCATGTATTTTATTACCAAAAAACTATATAGAAGATGGCCCTTTTGGTGGTTAATGCCGCTTGCTTTAACACCAATACTGGTTGCCAGCATAGTGCTTTTACTGCATGTCAACTACCAGGACTATTTCCGTGGAACAAAATGGCTAGTCTTGTTAATCGGTCCTGCAACTGTAGCCTTTGCCATTCCTATTTATGATAAACGTGCCCTCATCCGCCAGCATTGGCCAGTACTTTTAATTGGCGTGATTGTGGGAAGTTTCACTGCCATAGTATCCAGTTGGGGATTAGCAATCCTTCTTGGCCTTGATGATAATTTACGTCTAAGTCTGCTCCCTCGCTCTATCAGCACACCGTTCGCTATAGAAATCTCGCGGGGAATTGGTGCAGCGCCTGATTTGACTGCGATTTTTGTTATTGTCACAGGGATATTGGGAGCTATACTCGGTGAGTTCATCCTGTCACGCTTGCCTTTTAACTCAGCTCTTGCCAGAGGTGCCCTTTTAGGGGTAGGAGCCCATGCGGCAGGAACCGCTCAGGCCCATAAAATAGGGAATACTGAAGGCGCCATTGCCAGTTTGGCTATGATTTTAGTAGGACTCTTCAATATACTTCTTCTCCCCCTTATCAGCCATCTTTTGAAATAA
- a CDS encoding DUF6671 family protein has translation MHYQNQRVLLASKHQKEKAIQPPFEEKLGCTIHIPVDYDTDQFGTFTGEIPRKASAYETLIQKAKAAAQQFGYRYVISSEGSFGPHPQLYFCPADTELMAFVDLDNDLIIAEHELSTETNYSHIDISATDDYEAFLNKAKFPSHGIIVRALNSEGNYIQKGICEREQLKTAIQKAFTYSTTIRLETDMRAMMNPLRMNVINKLAVKLVHRIQQYCPQCHTPGFGKISSEGHLACISCGTPTELYLRKVLNCLKCEFKTYQARDDGLEFADQRYCPYCNP, from the coding sequence ATGCACTATCAAAATCAGCGTGTTTTACTGGCCTCAAAACATCAAAAGGAAAAAGCGATTCAGCCTCCTTTTGAGGAGAAATTAGGCTGCACTATCCATATTCCTGTTGATTATGATACTGATCAGTTCGGCACCTTCACTGGAGAAATACCAAGAAAAGCTTCCGCCTATGAAACATTAATTCAGAAAGCCAAGGCAGCGGCGCAACAATTTGGGTACCGCTATGTTATATCCAGTGAGGGAAGCTTCGGTCCCCATCCGCAGCTTTATTTTTGTCCGGCTGATACTGAGTTGATGGCCTTTGTTGATTTGGACAATGATTTAATTATTGCAGAGCACGAATTATCTACAGAGACAAATTATAGTCATATTGATATCAGTGCCACAGATGACTATGAAGCTTTTCTCAACAAAGCAAAATTTCCAAGTCATGGCATTATTGTTCGAGCCTTAAATAGCGAAGGAAATTATATCCAAAAAGGAATCTGTGAGCGTGAGCAACTTAAAACAGCAATTCAAAAAGCGTTCACATACAGTACAACTATCCGCCTTGAAACCGATATGAGAGCGATGATGAATCCGCTGCGGATGAATGTAATTAATAAACTTGCGGTGAAACTGGTTCACCGCATTCAGCAATATTGCCCTCAATGCCACACTCCGGGGTTTGGAAAAATCTCGTCTGAAGGTCATTTAGCCTGCATTTCTTGTGGAACACCAACAGAACTTTACCTGCGAAAAGTTTTAAATTGTCTAAAATGTGAATTTAAGACTTATCAAGCGCGAGACGATGGACTAGAATTTGCTGACCAAAGGTATTGTCCTTATTGTAATCCTTAA
- a CDS encoding TspO/MBR family protein, producing the protein MNKKSWMGLLIWIITFEAIGFFLGMLTQANIPSWYLGLNKSNLTPPGPVFSIVWSILYALLAITGWVLWRSRNESEMRSIFYLYSVQMLMNWAWTPLFFVLHWTGLSFLWILVMAGLTGLLIFSLINKKKSLAVLLLPYLIWLLFAAYLNGMIWLLN; encoded by the coding sequence TTGAACAAAAAAAGTTGGATGGGACTGCTCATCTGGATAATTACCTTTGAAGCAATTGGATTTTTTTTAGGAATGTTGACTCAAGCGAATATTCCTTCTTGGTATTTAGGGCTCAATAAATCCAATTTAACTCCCCCTGGACCAGTATTTTCAATAGTTTGGTCGATTTTATATGCTCTTCTTGCGATAACTGGTTGGGTTTTATGGCGCTCTCGAAATGAGTCTGAGATGAGATCTATATTTTATTTATATTCAGTACAGATGCTGATGAATTGGGCATGGACACCGCTTTTTTTTGTACTGCATTGGACCGGTCTTAGTTTTTTATGGATTCTTGTGATGGCGGGGCTCACTGGGCTTCTGATTTTTAGCCTAATAAATAAGAAAAAAAGCCTTGCTGTATTGTTGCTCCCCTATCTCATTTGGTTGCTTTTTGCAGCCTATCTCAATGGCATGATATGGCTTCTCAATTAA
- the legK4 gene encoding Dot/Icm T4SS effector kinase LegK4 produces MKLLRFHELKSLPSMDEKALELLIKVLGNKGIRKLIKSADGKPISREIMIHEFGIDCQILFITTEASLKPIIVPTENKISGGGKSYCEQFKVYALDDGKTYFLKSVKIDAESLTEFTNEKDTLSKLGRLVGTFFNEQTQVHYILTTFIKGIDLSRYKNALPLNINLKHFWEVLGIMISVCHQVKQFHELGLIHRDLKPGNIMLDADMQCHLVDFGSSSSDKEPKPASWGTACYLAPELKANEDFIAFSQASDLFALAYSLNELFNPFRQVKFAKVDIGIKNKHLALLHAEIEACITGLMSNETLVRTLYFSRILQLQRVPESFKSKPEAYTYMIMLLTQWKSCYEIPEMNKELDEIIAEIKVAYENHEQDAVKIITLLEQLSKADGLLNSHKALLSVLIKSLANVQQQELGHDDILPRRFESDVVSHLIKTPTAKMMAAIKQVSDAIVKILEQYEHSPTESFEHEVLQDFLEQMVQSDILFGAPKEKIEISDVIAILKANRPEDFVQIQHISFKFAQVALRDLALHDLPKHEPKGAFLEVLKKYQAKYAPEETSLFELYHHMAGVRDHNPSKVKKGEGYRFRAFICDELFYGDEIFTTGDNRGREGKPNQRLQTNQVGLMKFEHSAHTKGLLTLNGQSWYADCKTQLPNYDSIHYLSALKTDCPYITGPSGMTSLFMNMMFLLLNPKDQEVILSYSLGVMAYVVGAGYHSIKEILIPMVKCVGIMPDYPQHNGIEYLTAPPLYNHYFKAIEEFDKEFAGIHEKIWQEHLAYFRMTYMPVCMRSHCLPHQVPSMEDISSEVKEMLEIVSKSVKNCLEEHKVKRTGDMGLFLSTPCGQTKALEILSHVCQQQVGLTAIFRQIQAYFKGTFETEEGIIINREMQLKFIAHFFDVLKENPTLLSKFNLTLRIENTIGVHQCELESSKRKELFLEIKKTSIAANEEPMVANHEPRKENRNVIILTY; encoded by the coding sequence ATGAAATTGCTTCGGTTTCATGAATTAAAGTCATTGCCAAGCATGGACGAGAAAGCATTGGAATTGTTGATAAAGGTTTTAGGCAACAAAGGCATTAGAAAACTAATAAAATCAGCCGATGGCAAGCCAATCTCACGTGAAATAATGATTCATGAGTTTGGAATAGATTGCCAAATTCTATTTATTACCACCGAGGCATCTCTTAAGCCAATCATCGTTCCCACCGAAAACAAGATTTCAGGAGGTGGTAAATCTTATTGTGAGCAATTTAAAGTTTATGCTTTGGATGATGGAAAAACTTATTTCCTAAAATCCGTTAAGATCGATGCTGAAAGCTTGACAGAGTTTACCAATGAGAAAGATACCTTAAGCAAATTGGGTCGCTTGGTAGGCACTTTTTTTAATGAACAAACTCAGGTGCATTATATTCTTACAACTTTTATAAAAGGGATTGATTTATCCCGGTATAAAAACGCGCTTCCTCTTAATATTAATCTAAAACATTTTTGGGAAGTTCTCGGCATTATGATTTCTGTATGCCATCAGGTGAAACAATTCCATGAATTAGGCTTAATTCACCGCGATCTTAAACCTGGAAATATTATGCTGGATGCGGATATGCAGTGTCATTTAGTTGATTTTGGCAGCAGTTCTTCTGATAAAGAACCTAAACCGGCATCATGGGGAACCGCATGCTATTTAGCCCCAGAACTTAAAGCAAATGAGGATTTCATTGCGTTCTCTCAGGCTAGCGATCTTTTTGCTTTGGCCTATTCCCTCAATGAACTTTTTAATCCATTCAGACAGGTTAAATTTGCGAAGGTGGATATAGGAATTAAAAACAAGCATCTTGCGCTTTTGCACGCTGAAATCGAGGCATGTATTACTGGGCTCATGTCAAATGAAACATTAGTACGAACACTTTATTTTTCTCGTATTCTGCAATTACAAAGAGTCCCGGAGAGTTTCAAATCGAAACCAGAAGCATATACCTACATGATTATGCTGCTCACTCAATGGAAAAGCTGTTATGAAATACCGGAAATGAACAAGGAGTTAGATGAAATCATTGCAGAAATAAAAGTGGCTTATGAAAACCATGAACAGGATGCCGTAAAGATTATAACATTGCTTGAGCAGTTATCTAAAGCGGACGGGCTGCTTAATTCTCATAAAGCCTTGCTCTCTGTTTTGATTAAATCGCTTGCTAATGTCCAGCAACAAGAACTCGGGCACGACGACATCTTGCCGCGTCGCTTTGAATCAGACGTTGTGAGCCACCTGATAAAAACTCCAACAGCTAAAATGATGGCAGCGATTAAACAAGTTTCAGATGCTATCGTAAAAATCCTGGAACAATATGAACATTCCCCTACCGAATCTTTTGAGCATGAGGTTTTACAAGATTTTCTCGAACAAATGGTTCAATCGGACATTCTTTTTGGTGCCCCCAAAGAGAAAATTGAGATTTCCGATGTTATAGCAATACTTAAGGCAAACAGGCCGGAAGATTTCGTACAAATTCAGCATATTTCTTTTAAATTTGCCCAAGTTGCTTTACGCGATCTTGCCTTGCATGACCTGCCAAAACATGAGCCAAAAGGCGCGTTTTTAGAAGTATTGAAAAAATATCAAGCAAAATATGCGCCTGAAGAGACATCACTTTTTGAGCTCTATCATCACATGGCAGGTGTTAGAGATCACAACCCATCGAAAGTAAAAAAAGGGGAGGGATACCGCTTTAGAGCATTCATTTGTGATGAGCTTTTTTATGGAGATGAAATTTTTACTACCGGGGATAATCGTGGCCGCGAAGGCAAGCCTAACCAAAGATTACAAACTAATCAAGTTGGTTTAATGAAGTTCGAACATTCAGCCCACACCAAAGGACTACTGACATTAAATGGTCAATCCTGGTATGCTGATTGTAAGACCCAGCTACCAAACTACGATTCAATTCATTATCTCTCAGCCCTGAAAACTGACTGCCCTTATATTACGGGGCCTTCCGGGATGACTTCATTATTTATGAATATGATGTTTCTTCTGCTTAACCCTAAGGATCAAGAGGTGATTCTCTCTTACAGCCTTGGGGTAATGGCTTATGTAGTTGGTGCTGGCTACCATAGCATTAAGGAAATACTTATTCCAATGGTCAAGTGCGTCGGTATTATGCCTGATTATCCGCAACACAACGGAATAGAGTATCTTACTGCCCCACCTTTATATAACCACTACTTTAAGGCAATAGAGGAATTTGATAAAGAGTTTGCTGGGATTCATGAAAAAATTTGGCAAGAGCACCTTGCATATTTCCGTATGACTTATATGCCCGTTTGTATGCGTAGTCATTGCCTGCCACATCAAGTCCCCTCAATGGAGGATATAAGCTCAGAAGTAAAAGAAATGCTTGAAATTGTGTCTAAGTCTGTGAAAAATTGCTTAGAAGAACATAAAGTTAAGCGTACTGGCGATATGGGTTTGTTTCTTTCAACGCCATGTGGGCAAACAAAGGCGCTTGAGATCTTAAGTCATGTCTGTCAACAACAGGTAGGGCTAACCGCAATTTTCAGGCAGATCCAGGCGTATTTTAAAGGAACTTTTGAGACAGAAGAAGGAATAATAATAAATAGAGAAATGCAACTTAAATTTATTGCTCATTTCTTTGATGTATTGAAGGAAAACCCAACACTGCTTTCAAAATTCAATTTGACCTTAAGGATAGAAAACACGATTGGTGTGCATCAGTGTGAACTAGAAAGTTCTAAGCGAAAAGAGCTCTTCTTGGAGATTAAGAAGACGTCCATCGCAGCAAATGAAGAGCCGATGGTTGCAAATCATGAACCCAGGAAAGAGAACCGCAACGTCATCATTTTGACATATTAA
- a CDS encoding cryptochrome/photolyase family protein, whose product MTIALVWFRQDLRLTDNPAFIEACSHHEMVIPLYIYDEKCSVLGQAQAWWLHHSLIALDKSLNQQGLSLILRKGNPLNIILELVIQYGVESIYWNRCYEPQFIERDKKIKTDLVEKRVKVQSFNGNLLHEPWTIKNKNGDFFKVFTPYWKQCRQILNIPSPIMLTKRPMGIEMTSDDIGKWKLLPSINWAARFSEFWTPGEVGAQKKLNEFIAHHLSGYKKNRDFPAKNATSRLSPHLHFGEISPWAILRALELAKLEPTCDLASVEHFLSELGWREFSVHLLYHFPKLDCENFRNEFDVFPWQNDEQLLARWQKGMTGYPIIDAGMRELWATGYMHNRVRMIVASFLTKDLLIDWRLGAQWFLDALVDADLANNSASWQWVAGCGADAAPYFRIFNPILQSQKFDPDGVYIRQWVPELAKLSNQSIHQPWTDAETISIFLRKKYPKPIIDHQEARMKALSYYQQIKKEMD is encoded by the coding sequence ATGACTATTGCGCTTGTGTGGTTTCGTCAGGATTTGAGGTTGACTGATAATCCTGCATTTATCGAGGCATGTTCTCATCATGAGATGGTAATTCCACTTTATATTTATGATGAGAAATGCAGTGTTTTAGGGCAAGCCCAAGCCTGGTGGCTTCACCATAGCTTAATCGCTTTAGACAAATCGTTAAATCAACAGGGGTTAAGCCTCATTCTCCGCAAAGGAAATCCACTAAACATCATTTTAGAATTAGTTATCCAATATGGTGTGGAATCAATCTACTGGAATCGCTGCTATGAACCACAATTCATTGAACGTGATAAAAAAATTAAAACTGACCTTGTAGAAAAAAGAGTTAAGGTTCAAAGTTTCAATGGAAATTTACTGCATGAGCCATGGACAATTAAAAATAAAAATGGGGATTTTTTTAAGGTTTTTACCCCTTACTGGAAACAGTGCCGACAAATTCTCAACATTCCCTCGCCTATTATGCTTACTAAACGCCCTATGGGAATCGAAATGACAAGTGATGACATTGGCAAATGGAAGTTATTGCCAAGCATTAATTGGGCAGCGCGATTTTCAGAATTTTGGACCCCGGGAGAAGTGGGCGCGCAAAAAAAACTGAATGAGTTTATTGCTCATCACCTCAGCGGATATAAAAAGAACCGCGATTTTCCAGCAAAAAATGCGACCTCACGTCTTTCACCTCATTTGCACTTTGGAGAAATCAGTCCTTGGGCCATTTTAAGGGCGCTGGAGTTGGCTAAACTGGAACCTACCTGTGATCTGGCATCCGTGGAGCACTTTTTATCAGAGCTCGGGTGGAGAGAATTTTCTGTCCATCTGCTCTACCACTTCCCCAAGCTGGATTGCGAGAATTTCAGGAATGAATTTGATGTATTTCCCTGGCAAAATGACGAGCAATTATTAGCTCGTTGGCAAAAAGGAATGACCGGCTATCCTATCATTGACGCGGGAATGAGAGAACTATGGGCCACAGGATACATGCACAACCGGGTTCGCATGATTGTCGCATCCTTTCTTACCAAAGATTTATTGATTGATTGGCGTCTGGGCGCACAGTGGTTTTTAGATGCCTTAGTCGATGCGGACTTGGCAAACAACAGCGCGAGCTGGCAATGGGTAGCAGGATGTGGTGCCGATGCAGCACCATATTTTCGAATTTTCAATCCCATTTTACAAAGCCAAAAATTTGACCCGGATGGCGTTTACATACGCCAATGGGTCCCCGAACTTGCCAAATTAAGTAATCAATCAATTCATCAACCCTGGACAGATGCTGAAACCATCTCCATTTTTTTAAGAAAAAAGTATCCCAAACCCATCATTGATCACCAGGAAGCAAGAATGAAGGCATTGAGTTACTATCAACAAATAAAAAAAGAAATGGATTGA
- the purE gene encoding 5-(carboxyamino)imidazole ribonucleotide mutase — protein MKPILIGLIMGSQSDWQTLIHAAQTLDALNISYEAEIVSAHRTPDKLFQYAEQAETRGLEVIIAGAGGAAHLPGMVAAKTSLPVLGVPVMSQTLNGVDSLLSIVQMPAGIPVGTLSIGKAGAINSALFAAAILANKYPDIRAALKRYREQQTQKVLDNPNPKEEKS, from the coding sequence ATGAAACCCATTTTAATAGGTCTAATTATGGGCTCTCAAAGTGATTGGCAAACATTAATCCATGCCGCCCAAACACTGGATGCGCTAAACATTAGCTATGAGGCAGAAATTGTCTCTGCTCATAGGACACCCGACAAACTTTTCCAGTATGCGGAACAGGCTGAGACAAGAGGTTTGGAAGTGATTATTGCTGGTGCAGGAGGAGCGGCTCATCTCCCTGGCATGGTAGCAGCCAAAACATCTTTGCCTGTTTTAGGTGTCCCAGTCATGTCACAAACTTTAAATGGCGTCGATTCCTTGCTATCCATTGTGCAAATGCCCGCGGGGATACCTGTAGGCACTTTATCGATAGGTAAAGCAGGTGCCATCAACTCCGCACTGTTTGCAGCTGCAATTCTTGCTAATAAATATCCTGACATTCGAGCTGCCTTAAAACGTTATCGAGAACAACAAACACAAAAAGTACTCGACAATCCAAACCCTAAAGAGGAAAAGTCATGA